In one Pseudomonas sp. Bout1 genomic region, the following are encoded:
- a CDS encoding YceI family protein, whose protein sequence is MSLFKPMAFLLLAAAAVPAHADWYLDNESSRLSFVTTKNTDFAEVQRFLVLHGKVDSKGAAQLEVELESINSGIPLRDERMRNELFEIKTFPDAVINAQINLQPINDLAPGAQYELRLPLSVTLHGKTQTYSAELLATRLDDRRFQVVTLEPLVVHAEDFDLLPGVAALRKAAGLSQISLSVPVGAVLIFTAR, encoded by the coding sequence ATGTCCCTGTTCAAACCCATGGCCTTCCTGCTGCTGGCCGCTGCCGCCGTGCCTGCCCACGCCGACTGGTACCTGGACAACGAGTCCTCGCGCCTGTCGTTCGTCACCACCAAAAACACTGACTTCGCCGAAGTACAGCGCTTCCTGGTGCTGCACGGCAAGGTCGACAGCAAAGGCGCGGCGCAGTTGGAAGTTGAACTGGAGTCGATCAACAGCGGCATCCCGCTGCGCGACGAGCGCATGCGCAATGAGCTGTTCGAGATCAAGACCTTCCCCGATGCCGTGATCAATGCGCAGATCAACCTGCAACCGATCAACGACCTGGCTCCCGGCGCGCAATATGAGCTGCGCCTGCCGCTGTCGGTGACGCTGCACGGCAAGACGCAAACCTATAGCGCCGAGCTGCTGGCGACCCGTCTGGATGACCGGCGCTTTCAGGTGGTCACCCTGGAACCGTTGGTGGTGCATGCCGAGGATTTCGATTTGCTGCCGGGCGTGGCCGCGTTGCGCAAGGCCGCCGGGCTGTCGCAGATCAGCCTGTCGGTGCCGGTGGGTGCGGTCCTGATTTTCACGGCGCGCTGA